The DNA segment TCCGAGTATACAGAGATAGGGTTACCTGCAAATGGAACTTGATCTGTTGCTGAATATTCACTTGGCGATGAAGTGATTTTGTCACTGTTGAACAGATCCCAATTTCCGAGGAATCCCATGAAATGAGCGTTGGAATCTAGGCAACCTGCGACAGAATCAGAGAAGTGGCTGTAGTCAGAAATAGGGTAAGAACTCGGTGTTCTTGAATTTCCAAGCAATTTCTCTATTGTGCCCGCATCGGATGATATCTGCTCCCCGAATGAGTTGAAATCAGACATAAATGGCGAGACCTTATTTTCTTGATCATGGGATCTTGATTCTTGATCAACACCTTCAAATGGGCAGCTGCTGGTTAAAGACTCTAACTTGAGGACATCTTCATTTTCATGGTTGGGGTTTGATTTGTTGCACCATTTGATAATCATTTTCTCTCTTGTTCTGCTCCTTGCCCTTGCTCTTGCCTTGTCTCTTGACACCCTATTCGTGGAATTACACTCGGCTTTTTTCGATCTTTTGTCGGTTTTCTCGCTTGAGTTTAGGCAATATGGCCCCGTAATAATTTTGGCCTGTGCAAAATTCATCATACCTTCTTTGACATCATCGTTTGAAGTCTCCTCAATTCCTGACATGACTTCACATTCAGAAAGAAATGATTCACTCCTCGCTTCACTTGTAGAAATGTGTGGATGGTCTTTCTCCAGGTCCTTAATAGCCTTCTTCGATTTCGTAAAGAGCCATTCAATGGTTTTGCTTGCTTTATCGAAGCCTAACATGTCTTGAAGATCGAAGAATTTGCGCGCCACTTGAAGGGATAATCTCATCCTCCTGTCTCTAATACCCTGAGCTGTGCAAATCTTGCTGTGTCTGTCTTTCTTGCCAGTTCTTTTCCGTGGAACCATGCTCATATTTCGTCTCCGAGGTGGTGTAAGATCAATCCCGTTGGGACTAATCCCTTGATCAGCTTCCTTCCCATTCGACTTTGAGGCCGCAATATTTGGTTTGGTCACAGTGCTGTTATTCTCAATCTGATCAACCACAAAATGATGATTTGTGGCCATGATCTGGCTCTGCGATAAAATCTGATTCAAGGGCATTTCGTACTCATCGAAAAATGGAGAAGGAAAGTTCAAGAAAAAGGGGACTGGTTCATCTTGTTTGGAGCTAGGGATTTGTTGATCACTGAGGAAAGAGGACCTTCTCAAAAAGAAATCGAAAGCCTTGTCGTTCTTTGATGAAGGAAACATTATATCTCTGTAAATGCACCAGTTATGATCTCTTTTAACCCTTTTTTTAAGGCGATCTAATTCGAATAAAGTTCCCTACAGTTGAAACAGGAACCACATCATGAAGAAGAATTCAACTCCATGGAGAAAAATTAAGGAGATTGTACTTTTATTTTGGGGGGGTGGGAGTGAATGAAATTTAGGGCATGAATGTGG comes from the Primulina huaijiensis isolate GDHJ02 chromosome 8, ASM1229523v2, whole genome shotgun sequence genome and includes:
- the LOC140982317 gene encoding uncharacterized protein, translating into MFPSSKNDKAFDFFLRRSSFLSDQQIPSSKQDEPVPFFLNFPSPFFDEYEMPLNQILSQSQIMATNHHFVVDQIENNSTVTKPNIAASKSNGKEADQGISPNGIDLTPPRRRNMSMVPRKRTGKKDRHSKICTAQGIRDRRMRLSLQVARKFFDLQDMLGFDKASKTIEWLFTKSKKAIKDLEKDHPHISTSEARSESFLSECEVMSGIEETSNDDVKEGMMNFAQAKIITGPYCLNSSEKTDKRSKKAECNSTNRVSRDKARARARSRTREKMIIKWCNKSNPNHENEDVLKLESLTSSCPFEGVDQESRSHDQENKVSPFMSDFNSFGEQISSDAGTIEKLLGNSRTPSSYPISDYSHFSDSVAGCLDSNAHFMGFLGNWDLFNSDKITSSPSEYSATDQVPFAGNPISVYSDTAPNFQVFHQ